A genomic region of Vibrio ziniensis contains the following coding sequences:
- a CDS encoding helix-turn-helix domain-containing protein — MEFCQEDRKALYDVWMSQKAKMHLTQMEITKRLGVSQVEFSNLLRGTEPLSMSFVTKFCKHLHVEPANVLPTLKYSCGKVESSVYLRNRICVDGEIQKVYVEGNQVVIEYVHVTQ; from the coding sequence GTGGAGTTTTGTCAAGAAGATCGCAAAGCGTTATATGACGTGTGGATGTCGCAGAAGGCGAAGATGCATCTAACTCAAATGGAAATAACAAAGCGTCTTGGTGTGAGCCAAGTTGAGTTTTCAAACCTTCTACGTGGTACAGAGCCACTATCAATGTCCTTTGTAACCAAGTTTTGTAAACATTTACATGTGGAACCAGCAAATGTTTTACCAACTTTGAAGTATAGTTGCGGTAAAGTGGAATCCTCTGTCTATTTACGAAATAGAATTTGTGTAGATGGTGAAATACAAAAAGTGTATGTCGAAGGTAACCAGGTAGTAATCGAGTATGTACATGTGACTCAATAG
- the pulA gene encoding pullulanase-type alpha-1,6-glucosidase, translating into MNKRTFKLSIVAKSLLPLVSTAILSGCGSDNSNGTTSNSSSDFYSTAENEVVIYYKRDAASTSSDYEGWGLHLWNGEGCTSTDLEAMGIKSSGTDWGYPRLYDGISATYGAYYVLKVDPDANDPYKCMNFILHNGDDKAFGSSNSKVELSQLGASKGVFGFHGSSELFYEPIEGLPIGIDGQKAHWLDATTIAWEAVANADSIKLHYSLNNEIQIDENQQITAGSAVELSKSGVLSDQLKSRFRHLSSLPAVNIDIDDATLHTILKSQIVMVAYNSDGDILSATQVQKSGVLDDVFANADAGNAVSQELGAVLEGEAVTFKLWAPTAQNVSLITYDEDLQEESIIPMTEDTVTGIWISDPLNNLVNKFYRYQVKVYHPTTGVIETRLVTDPYSLSLSTNSLYSQVVDLNDSSLLPQGWDDDARPTLEKDEDHVLYESHLRDFSFNDNKGTAAYNGKYLALTEADRESVTHLQALRDAGLTTLHILPAFDIATVDENEANRIDINDTIGKLCSIKPDASVCESADEASSIQDVLNSYDPTTGSAQSLMSDLRGLDSFNWGYDPYHYTVPEGSYATNPNGSQRILEFREMVQSVHKMNLKLIMDVVYNHTNASGVNDKSVLDKIVPGYYHRLNVNSGGVENSTCCDNTATENLMMGKLMVDSLKVWASDYKVDGFRFDLMGHQPKNLMVDALEQIRQIDSNTLFYGEGWDFGEVANNARFDQATQLNMAGTEIGTFSDRLRDAVRGGSPFDGGVDSEGNHSLRYNQGFGNAAYANEETKMDDESINERLHNQDLVRLGMAGNLAEYVLIDYTGETKLGKNIDYNGAPAGYTKVPSENIAYVSKHDNQTLWDNNAYKIATGTSSANRARMQSVSLSTVMLGQGIPFIHMGSELLRSKSMQRDSYDSGDWFNRVFFDGSKNNWNVGLPREDKDSDNWDLIKTIVSDSTAKPDTTNIELTKQQFLELLKIRTSSELFRLDTAQEVMNRVDFHNVGKEQQSGLIVMSIDDGISAGQDLDPIYDAIVVIINASSDEQSFTVTGSSSFELHEIQQNSADDVVKGANFSGETFTVPALTTAVFVQPQVGAQGAGLPVNTSNKDVSSIPPYGETVVYVKGTMNGWSDNQDWAMTFIGNGVYSVTGALAAGSHEFKFADASWSNPNIGCALSEQTSDSLELGTSDNCVLSVAETGSYTFILNANESIENPMISVTRASSEL; encoded by the coding sequence GTGAACAAAAGAACATTTAAATTATCAATAGTTGCAAAAAGCCTATTACCATTGGTTTCTACTGCAATACTGAGTGGCTGTGGCAGTGACAACTCGAACGGAACAACGTCCAACTCTAGTTCCGATTTTTATTCTACAGCTGAAAATGAAGTCGTTATCTATTACAAACGCGATGCGGCTTCGACATCAAGCGACTATGAAGGCTGGGGATTGCATCTGTGGAATGGAGAAGGTTGTACAAGTACAGATTTAGAAGCAATGGGTATTAAGAGCAGCGGAACAGACTGGGGGTATCCACGCCTTTACGACGGAATTAGCGCAACCTATGGAGCATACTACGTGCTCAAAGTTGATCCAGACGCTAATGACCCATACAAATGTATGAATTTCATTTTACACAACGGCGATGATAAAGCGTTCGGCAGTTCCAACTCTAAAGTTGAACTATCTCAACTTGGGGCTTCAAAAGGAGTGTTTGGCTTTCACGGAAGTAGTGAACTTTTCTATGAGCCAATCGAAGGACTACCCATAGGAATCGATGGTCAAAAAGCACACTGGTTGGATGCAACGACAATTGCATGGGAAGCAGTCGCAAATGCTGATTCAATTAAACTTCATTACAGCTTAAACAACGAAATACAAATCGACGAAAATCAACAAATCACCGCAGGGTCTGCAGTAGAACTAAGTAAATCCGGCGTTCTATCTGACCAGTTAAAATCTCGCTTTCGCCATCTATCTAGCTTGCCCGCCGTAAATATAGATATCGACGACGCAACACTTCATACAATTCTCAAATCGCAAATTGTGATGGTGGCATACAACTCAGACGGCGATATATTATCTGCTACACAAGTACAAAAATCAGGAGTCTTAGACGACGTATTTGCAAACGCAGATGCAGGTAATGCAGTATCGCAAGAATTGGGGGCGGTGTTGGAAGGTGAAGCGGTAACTTTCAAACTGTGGGCGCCTACAGCCCAAAACGTTTCTCTGATTACTTACGACGAGGACCTACAGGAAGAGTCTATCATTCCGATGACTGAAGACACGGTGACTGGCATTTGGATTTCTGATCCATTAAATAACTTAGTGAATAAGTTCTACCGTTACCAAGTTAAGGTTTACCATCCAACTACAGGTGTTATTGAGACTCGCCTAGTCACAGACCCATACTCATTAAGCCTGTCAACTAATTCGTTGTATTCTCAAGTTGTAGATTTAAACGACTCAAGTTTACTTCCACAAGGCTGGGACGATGATGCTCGCCCAACGTTAGAGAAAGACGAAGATCATGTATTATATGAATCTCACCTTCGGGACTTTAGCTTCAATGACAACAAAGGAACTGCAGCGTACAACGGCAAATACCTAGCACTAACGGAAGCAGATCGCGAATCGGTGACTCACTTACAAGCGCTGAGGGACGCAGGCCTAACAACACTCCATATTCTACCAGCATTCGATATTGCAACCGTAGACGAAAACGAAGCTAACCGTATTGACATTAATGACACCATTGGCAAGCTATGTTCCATCAAACCGGACGCATCTGTCTGTGAATCAGCGGATGAGGCAAGCAGTATCCAAGATGTACTCAACAGTTATGATCCTACTACAGGTTCTGCTCAATCACTGATGAGTGATCTGCGAGGACTTGACAGCTTCAACTGGGGTTATGACCCTTATCATTACACAGTGCCCGAAGGCAGCTATGCGACAAATCCAAACGGCTCTCAACGCATTCTCGAGTTCCGTGAAATGGTTCAATCTGTACACAAAATGAATCTAAAACTGATCATGGACGTTGTCTACAACCATACTAATGCATCAGGTGTTAACGATAAATCCGTACTCGATAAAATTGTACCAGGGTACTATCACCGTCTAAATGTAAATTCCGGCGGCGTTGAAAACTCAACTTGTTGTGATAATACTGCTACCGAAAATTTGATGATGGGAAAACTCATGGTCGATTCGCTCAAGGTATGGGCATCCGACTACAAGGTTGATGGTTTCCGCTTTGATTTAATGGGACATCAACCCAAAAACCTTATGGTCGATGCGTTAGAGCAAATCCGTCAAATCGACTCCAATACCCTATTCTACGGTGAAGGTTGGGACTTTGGTGAAGTCGCTAACAATGCTCGTTTTGATCAAGCAACACAACTGAACATGGCTGGCACAGAGATTGGAACTTTCTCTGACCGTCTACGTGACGCTGTCCGCGGTGGTAGTCCTTTTGACGGAGGTGTTGATTCAGAAGGAAACCACTCACTTCGTTACAATCAAGGCTTTGGTAATGCAGCTTATGCAAACGAAGAAACTAAAATGGATGACGAATCTATCAATGAACGTCTACATAACCAAGATTTAGTGCGACTAGGTATGGCAGGCAACTTAGCTGAGTATGTCCTTATCGACTATACAGGCGAAACCAAGCTTGGTAAGAATATAGATTATAATGGAGCACCTGCCGGTTACACTAAAGTTCCATCCGAAAACATCGCTTATGTTTCAAAACACGATAACCAAACTTTGTGGGACAACAACGCATATAAAATCGCAACGGGCACTAGCTCTGCTAATCGTGCGCGTATGCAAAGCGTATCACTATCAACGGTAATGTTAGGTCAAGGTATTCCCTTCATACATATGGGCTCTGAGTTACTTCGTTCTAAATCGATGCAACGCGATTCCTATGATTCTGGTGACTGGTTCAACCGTGTCTTTTTCGATGGGAGTAAAAACAACTGGAATGTAGGATTGCCTCGAGAAGACAAAGACAGCGACAACTGGGATCTTATAAAAACAATTGTAAGTGACAGTACAGCTAAACCTGATACTACTAACATTGAACTAACTAAACAACAATTTCTAGAGCTTCTCAAAATCCGGACATCCAGTGAACTTTTCCGTCTAGATACTGCTCAAGAAGTGATGAACCGAGTCGACTTTCACAACGTTGGCAAAGAGCAGCAATCAGGCTTAATCGTTATGTCTATAGATGATGGGATATCTGCTGGTCAAGACTTAGACCCAATCTACGATGCTATCGTCGTAATTATTAATGCTTCATCGGATGAACAATCGTTTACTGTAACGGGTTCAAGCAGTTTTGAACTTCACGAAATTCAGCAAAACTCAGCGGATGACGTAGTTAAAGGTGCGAATTTTTCTGGAGAAACCTTTACAGTACCAGCATTGACAACAGCAGTCTTCGTACAACCTCAAGTTGGCGCACAAGGAGCCGGTTTACCTGTAAACACGTCGAACAAAGACGTTTCAAGCATCCCACCTTACGGCGAAACTGTTGTTTACGTAAAAGGAACAATGAACGGATGGTCCGACAATCAGGACTGGGCAATGACATTTATCGGTAACGGCGTATACTCAGTAACTGGAGCACTAGCAGCAGGCAGCCATGAATTTAAGTTTGCTGATGCCAGTTGGTCGAATCCAAACATAGGTTGTGCCTTATCGGAACAAACCAGTGATTCTCTTGAGCTTGGAACTAGTGATAATTGCGTTCTAAGTGTTGCAGAAACTGGAAGCTATACTTTTATCCTAAACGCAAATGAAAGCATAGAAAATCCAATGATATCTGTAACTAGAGCGTCATCTGAGCTCTAA
- a CDS encoding oligogalacturonate lyase family protein: MAKGDILNLEFETFTDSDTNVKVTRITPKDVICHRNYFYQKCFTNNGEKLLLAGDFDGNRNYYLVDLKTQKATQLTEGKGDNTFGGFISTDDKSFFYVKAELNLMQVDLETLEERVVYTVDPEWKGYGTWVANSDCTKLVGIEILKADWAPLTSWEKFAEFYHTNPTCRLIKVDIATGELEVVHQDKAWLGHPIYRPFDDSTVGFCHEGPHDLVDARMWLVNEDGSNVRKIKEHAPGESCTHEFWIPDGSAMAYVSYFKGQSDRVIYKANPETLENEEVMVMPPCSHLMSNFDGSLMVGDGCDAPVDVADAESYDIENDPFLYVLNTKAKTATKLCKHSTSWDVLDGDRQITHPHPSFTPGDDGVLFTSDFEGVPAVYIADLPASFKA, translated from the coding sequence GTGGCTAAAGGTGACATCCTAAACCTTGAATTCGAAACTTTTACTGATAGTGACACTAACGTAAAAGTAACGCGTATCACCCCTAAAGACGTAATCTGTCATCGTAACTATTTCTACCAAAAGTGTTTCACTAACAACGGTGAAAAACTGCTTCTAGCTGGTGATTTTGACGGTAACCGTAACTACTACCTTGTTGACCTTAAAACTCAAAAAGCGACTCAGCTTACTGAAGGTAAAGGCGACAACACATTCGGTGGTTTCATCTCTACTGATGACAAATCATTCTTCTATGTGAAAGCTGAGCTAAACCTAATGCAGGTTGACCTAGAAACTCTAGAAGAACGTGTTGTGTACACGGTTGATCCAGAGTGGAAAGGTTACGGTACTTGGGTTGCAAACTCTGACTGTACTAAGTTAGTGGGCATCGAGATCCTAAAAGCAGATTGGGCACCACTGACTTCTTGGGAAAAATTCGCTGAGTTCTACCATACAAACCCAACATGTCGTCTAATCAAAGTTGACATCGCAACTGGCGAACTTGAAGTTGTTCACCAAGACAAAGCATGGTTAGGTCACCCTATCTACCGTCCATTTGACGATTCAACTGTTGGCTTCTGTCACGAAGGTCCACACGACCTAGTTGATGCTCGTATGTGGCTAGTAAACGAAGATGGCAGCAACGTTCGCAAGATCAAAGAACACGCTCCTGGTGAGTCTTGCACGCATGAATTCTGGATTCCAGATGGCAGCGCAATGGCTTACGTATCTTACTTCAAAGGTCAATCTGATCGCGTGATCTACAAAGCGAACCCTGAAACACTAGAAAACGAAGAAGTAATGGTAATGCCACCATGTTCACACCTAATGAGTAACTTTGATGGTTCTCTAATGGTTGGTGACGGTTGTGATGCACCAGTTGACGTTGCAGATGCTGAAAGCTACGACATCGAGAACGACCCGTTCTTATATGTACTAAATACTAAAGCGAAAACAGCGACTAAACTATGTAAACACAGTACTTCATGGGACGTATTAGACGGTGATCGTCAAATTACACACCCACACCCATCATTCACTCCAGGTGATGACGGCGTACTATTTACTAGTGACTTCGAAGGTGTTCCAGCGGTTTACATCGCAGACCTACCAGCATCTTTCAAAGCTTAA
- a CDS encoding sodium:solute symporter family protein, with the protein MQYDYIVIAGYFALMVAISLLFKKMASNSTSDYFRGGGKMLWWMVGATAFMTQFSAWTFTGAAGKAFSDGFAILAVFVGNMVAYVFAYFYFARRFRQMRVDTPTEAVKRRFGDTNEQFFTWVIIPLSVINAGVWLNGLGVFASAVFNADITTTIYVTGAAVLIISLLSGAWGVVASDFIQTLIVAVISIACAGVALYFVGGPSEIINNFPGGFVMGPDMNYPLLLVGSFIFFIVKQLQSINNMQESYRFLNAKDSKNASKAALMALVMMVFGAIIWFIPPWASAIMYPDAAAAYPNLGAKASDAVYLVFARETMPLGTVGLLMAGLFAATMSSMDSALNRNSGIFVRSFYATIVRKGKANDKELLRAGQIACTINGILVILMAQFFSSLKHLSLFDLMMQVATLLQSPILVPLFLGILIRKTPKWAPWATVVFGMFVSWLVVNVFTPSYVANWFGIEELTRREAGEMKTMITIAAHLFLTAGFFCLTTLFYKEEKDTHKEVTAEFFKDVDTECVEEEGQDVVDRMQRAKLGTLVIYMAAGLTTMVLIPNPLWGRLLFLACAAAVFAVGYGLKKSAKIDDLNESISVR; encoded by the coding sequence ATGCAATATGATTACATTGTAATAGCTGGCTACTTCGCACTGATGGTTGCGATCAGTCTGCTATTCAAAAAGATGGCTAGCAATAGCACCAGTGACTACTTCCGTGGGGGCGGTAAAATGCTCTGGTGGATGGTTGGTGCTACAGCATTCATGACCCAATTCTCTGCTTGGACCTTTACAGGTGCAGCAGGTAAAGCCTTCAGCGATGGCTTTGCAATTCTAGCTGTGTTCGTTGGTAACATGGTTGCATACGTATTTGCATACTTCTACTTTGCACGTCGTTTCCGTCAAATGCGCGTTGACACTCCTACGGAAGCTGTTAAACGTCGTTTCGGTGATACGAACGAGCAATTCTTCACTTGGGTTATCATCCCACTTAGCGTAATTAACGCTGGTGTTTGGTTGAACGGTCTAGGTGTATTTGCTTCAGCAGTATTCAATGCAGACATCACAACCACCATCTATGTAACAGGTGCAGCAGTTCTTATCATCTCTCTATTGAGTGGTGCTTGGGGTGTTGTAGCATCAGACTTTATCCAAACTCTGATCGTTGCTGTTATTTCAATTGCGTGTGCGGGTGTTGCTCTATACTTCGTTGGCGGTCCTTCTGAAATCATCAACAACTTCCCTGGTGGTTTCGTAATGGGTCCTGACATGAACTACCCATTACTGCTTGTTGGCTCTTTCATCTTCTTCATCGTGAAGCAGCTTCAAAGTATCAACAACATGCAGGAATCTTACCGTTTCCTAAACGCTAAAGACTCTAAAAACGCAAGCAAAGCTGCGTTGATGGCTCTAGTGATGATGGTGTTTGGTGCAATCATTTGGTTCATCCCACCATGGGCTTCTGCAATCATGTATCCTGATGCAGCTGCGGCATACCCTAACCTAGGCGCTAAAGCTAGCGATGCTGTTTACCTAGTATTTGCTCGTGAGACAATGCCTCTTGGTACTGTTGGTCTACTAATGGCTGGTTTGTTCGCTGCAACCATGTCTTCTATGGACTCAGCACTGAACCGTAACTCTGGTATCTTCGTGCGCAGCTTCTACGCAACTATCGTTCGTAAAGGCAAAGCAAACGACAAAGAGCTTCTACGTGCAGGTCAAATCGCTTGTACTATCAACGGTATCTTAGTAATCCTAATGGCTCAGTTCTTCAGCTCACTGAAGCACCTAAGCCTATTCGATCTAATGATGCAAGTTGCGACATTACTTCAATCTCCAATCCTAGTACCACTATTCCTAGGTATCTTGATCCGTAAGACGCCTAAATGGGCTCCTTGGGCAACAGTAGTATTCGGTATGTTTGTATCTTGGTTAGTAGTAAACGTATTTACTCCAAGCTACGTAGCAAACTGGTTCGGTATTGAAGAGCTAACTCGTCGTGAAGCTGGCGAAATGAAGACTATGATCACAATCGCAGCTCACCTATTCCTAACTGCTGGTTTCTTCTGTCTAACCACTCTATTCTACAAAGAAGAGAAAGACACACATAAAGAAGTAACTGCAGAATTCTTCAAAGACGTTGACACTGAATGTGTTGAAGAAGAAGGACAAGACGTTGTTGACCGTATGCAACGCGCTAAACTAGGTACTCTAGTTATCTACATGGCGGCTGGTCTAACAACAATGGTTCTAATTCCAAACCCATTATGGGGACGCCTACTGTTCTTGGCATGTGCGGCAGCAGTATTCGCTGTTGGTTACGGTCTGAAGAAGAGTGCGAAAATTGACGATTTAAACGAATCAATTTCTGTTCGTTAA
- a CDS encoding pectinesterase family protein → MSKTYDITVDISGKGDVESIQQALDLAPLNSLPYTIFIQPGHYEEKLHITRPNTHLVGASKANTFICYTSANGLLANDGKIWATYNSYVVNADATDITFQSLTIENTFDFIGNQRKENTDSSKISATQAVALLVGHKGDKIQCRDCTLKSYQDTLYVSSGRSYFESTDIWGTVDFIFGGGTALFNHCELVCRWREDSSGHEPLGFVSAPSTLIEQKYGLVFYRCNLTKENEHVPNASYRLGRPWHPTTNFSDGSYANPNAIGHCAYIECQFDNHIHGWDKMHGKAKDGASIWFYAEDSRFHTFNNQPLAQYGGDHFEMSTDDKMNYSLKNIFSGWAPSLLAQDFN, encoded by the coding sequence ATGTCGAAAACGTATGACATTACTGTTGATATATCAGGTAAAGGCGATGTCGAGTCAATTCAACAAGCTTTGGATTTGGCCCCTCTCAATTCATTACCCTACACCATCTTTATTCAACCGGGTCACTACGAAGAAAAATTACACATCACTCGTCCTAATACTCACTTAGTTGGCGCGTCAAAAGCCAATACCTTCATCTGCTATACTTCGGCAAACGGATTACTCGCTAATGATGGTAAGATTTGGGCAACATACAATAGCTATGTAGTGAATGCCGATGCCACTGATATCACTTTCCAATCATTAACCATTGAAAACACTTTCGATTTCATTGGTAACCAACGAAAAGAAAACACAGACTCATCTAAAATTTCTGCAACTCAAGCTGTGGCACTGCTGGTTGGACACAAAGGTGATAAAATTCAATGTAGAGATTGTACGTTGAAAAGTTATCAAGACACCCTATATGTAAGTTCTGGAAGAAGCTATTTCGAATCAACCGATATTTGGGGCACTGTAGACTTCATTTTCGGCGGCGGTACAGCCTTGTTTAATCACTGCGAGTTAGTTTGCCGCTGGCGAGAAGATAGCTCTGGACACGAACCTCTGGGATTCGTAAGTGCACCAAGCACGCTTATCGAACAAAAGTACGGCTTAGTTTTCTATCGCTGCAATTTAACTAAAGAAAACGAACATGTTCCCAATGCAAGTTACCGACTTGGCCGACCATGGCATCCGACAACCAATTTTTCGGATGGGTCGTATGCTAACCCAAATGCGATTGGACATTGTGCTTATATCGAATGTCAGTTTGATAATCATATTCATGGCTGGGACAAGATGCACGGCAAAGCAAAAGATGGAGCATCCATTTGGTTCTATGCTGAAGACTCTCGTTTCCATACCTTTAACAACCAACCTTTAGCTCAATATGGAGGTGATCATTTTGAAATGAGCACTGATGACAAAATGAATTACAGCTTAAAAAACATTTTCAGCGGCTGGGCACCAAGCCTATTGGCGCAAGACTTCAACTAA